Proteins found in one Anopheles aquasalis chromosome 3, idAnoAquaMG_Q_19, whole genome shotgun sequence genomic segment:
- the LOC126574044 gene encoding larval cuticle protein 65Ag1-like — protein MKTTSVCLLVAVFVVAAVAIPVPDKNAETLRYDNDVNVDSYNYQYETSNGISAQEAGELKATGGEASALSVRGTFSFTADDGQVYTVNYIADENGFRPEGDHLPKE, from the coding sequence ATGAAGACTACGTCGGTGTGCCTGCTTGTTGCGGTGTTTGTTGTGGCCGCCGTTGCCATCCCGGTGCCGGATAAGAACGCCGAGACGCTCCGATACGACAACGATGTCAACGTGGACAGCTACAACTATCAGTACGAGACGAGCAACGGAATTTCGGCCCAGGAAGCGGGAGAATTGAAGGCAACCGGTGGTGAAGCGTCGGCCCTTTCGGTCCGTGGTACCTTCAGCTTTACCGCCGACGATGGCCAGGTGTACACCGTCAACTATATCGCCGACGAGAATGGTTTCCGCCCGGAAGGAGATCATCTTCCGAAGGAATAG
- the LOC126574043 gene encoding flexible cuticle protein 12-like — protein sequence MKMLLGLVTLSVVVVAAILGAPLDDPRTAEILRYDSENIGIDGYRFEFETSDGTARREEAELRNAGTENEAIVVRGSYSYTGPDGTVYVINYVADENGFQPEGAHIPK from the exons ATGAAGATG CTTCTGGGACTAGTGACGCTgagcgtagtggtggtggctgccaTTTTGGGAGCACCACTCGATGATCCCCGGACTGCCGAGATCCTGCGGTACGACAGTGAAAACATTGGCATCGATGGATATCGCTTCGA ATTCGAAACCAGCGACGGCACAGCTCGCCGCGAAGAAGCGGAACTGCGCAATGCCGGCACAGAGAACGAAGCGATCGTTGTTCGAGGTTCCTACTCCTATACCGGGCCCGATGGTACGGTCTACGTGATCAACTACGTGGCGGACGAGAACGGATTCCAGCCGGAAGGAGCCCACATCCCAAAGTGA
- the LOC126574042 gene encoding larval cuticle protein 65Ag1-like gives MKLTGEATTIAVSLLLWVSMVSAAPAEDSEALLVNYESVQMREMYRFMYETDDGQYREEVGMLVNIGTPDEELMTMGRYRFTSKDGTEVMVMYTSGKNGYRARTVSSRSSSWDSGAKKKALLSLLMG, from the exons ATGAAGCTTACTGGAGAAGCTACAACGATCGCCgtcagtttgttgttgtgggttAGTATGGTATCGGCCGCACCAGCCGAGGACTCGGAGGCGTTGCTGGTCAACTACGAGAGTGTCCAGATGCGCGAAATGTATCGCTTTAT GTACGAAACGGATGATGGACAGTACCGGGAGGAAGTGGGAATGCTGGTGAACATTGGCACACCGGACGAGGAGCTGATGACGATGGGACGCTACAGATTCACGAGCAAGGACGGTacggaggtgatggtgatgtacACGAGCGGCAAGAATGGTTACCGAGCCCGGACTgtcagcagccgcagcagttCCTGGGATTCTGGGGCAAAGAAGAAGGCATTGCTGTCGTTGCTTATGGGTTGA
- the LOC126576302 gene encoding flexible cuticle protein 12-like yields MRKELVYGVLCLLVWLNRIIARPAATVDSNLDFLELASEPQGQAFSYRTKDGQWRDETIRWNDGKLVVTGWYRYTGPDGVQYQVKYVADENGFQPLGVHLPGANLTDTDAFSVLSPLTDGISRKVLLSLIG; encoded by the exons ATGAGGAAG GAGCTAGTGTACGGTGTCCTGTGTCTGCTGGTGTGGCTCAACAGAATCATCGCACGTCCGGCTGCGACCGTTGATAGCAATTTGGACTTTTTAGAGCTCGCAAGCGAACCACAAGGACAAGCATTCTC ATATCGAACCAAAGATGGTCAGTGGCGCGATGAGACGATACGGTGGAACGATGGGAAGCTGGTGGTCACGGGCTGGTACCGGTACACCGGTCCCGATGGTGTTCAGTATCAGGTGAAGTACGTGGCGGACGAAAACGGATTCCAACCACTGGGAGTCCATCTGCCCGGTGCCAATCTGACGGATACGGATGCGTTCAGCGTACTGTCTCCGCTGACCGATGGTATCTCGCGGAAAGTGTTACTGTCGTTAATCGGGTAG
- the LOC126576211 gene encoding larval cuticle protein 65Ag1-like, with the protein MVKSALLLLTLGAAAVIAAPIDGESDELVRYENIQNSDGYKFSYLTKDGQEREETGRIDPTTGVVRVSGWYSYRTSNGDTYRVDYEADENGYRAKEAEGAVISIQALPKPVSAQGLKETVLLSLVG; encoded by the exons ATGGTTAAg AGTGCTTTGTTGCTACTGACACTAGGTGCTGCGGCTGTGATCGCCGCACCGATCGATGGCGAATCTGACGAACTGGTTCGATACGAAAACATCCAAAACAGCGACGGATACAAATTCTC CTACTTGACCAAAGATGGACAGGAACGGGAAGAAACCGGTCGAATTGATCCCACGACGGGTGTGGTGCGCGTTAGCGGTTGGTACAGTTACAGGACATCAAACGGAGATACGTATCGGGTTGATTATGAGGCGGATGAGAATGGATATCGGGCGAAGGAAGCGGAGGGTGCAGTGATTTCTATTCAGGCTTTGCCGAAGCCCGTTTCTGCGCAAGGATTGAAAgaaacggtgctgctgtcgctggtaGGATAA